The following proteins are co-located in the Pseudomonas sp. DY-1 genome:
- a CDS encoding LysR substrate-binding domain-containing protein codes for MSRWEGLDEFVAVAETGQFTAAADRLGISSSHVSRQIARLEERLQTRLFYRSTRKVALTEAGQTFLQHCQRLMDAREEALRAVSDLASEPKGLLRMTCAVAYGERFIVPLVNEFMARHPQLRVDIELSNRTLDLVHEGLDLAIRLGRLQDSRLVATRLAPRVMYLCAAPSYLERYGRPHSLSELARHNCLIGSADHWDFLQQGREHAIRVQGNWRCNSGQAVLNAALRGFGLCQLPDYYVLEHLRSGALVSLLEQHRPPNTAVWALYPQQRHLSPKVRQLVDLLKAGLAERPEYATDQTRVDQR; via the coding sequence ATGAGTCGTTGGGAAGGCCTGGACGAATTCGTCGCCGTTGCCGAAACCGGCCAGTTCACCGCTGCGGCGGATCGCCTGGGTATTTCGTCATCCCATGTCAGCAGGCAGATCGCCCGACTCGAAGAACGCCTGCAGACACGCCTGTTCTATCGAAGTACCCGGAAGGTAGCCCTTACCGAGGCCGGACAGACCTTCCTGCAGCACTGCCAACGCCTGATGGATGCACGCGAGGAAGCGCTTCGAGCAGTGAGCGACCTCGCCAGCGAACCCAAGGGCTTGCTGCGCATGACCTGCGCGGTGGCCTATGGCGAACGGTTCATCGTGCCACTGGTCAACGAGTTCATGGCACGCCATCCACAGTTGCGCGTGGACATCGAATTGAGCAATCGCACCCTGGACCTGGTGCATGAAGGACTCGACCTGGCGATACGCCTGGGCCGTTTGCAGGATTCGCGGCTGGTGGCGACGCGCCTTGCGCCGAGGGTCATGTACCTCTGCGCAGCGCCTTCCTATCTGGAGCGTTATGGTCGCCCGCACAGCCTCTCGGAGTTGGCGCGGCACAACTGCCTGATTGGCAGCGCGGACCATTGGGATTTCCTCCAGCAAGGGCGCGAGCATGCGATCAGGGTCCAGGGCAACTGGCGCTGCAACAGTGGCCAGGCCGTGCTAAATGCGGCGCTGCGGGGGTTCGGCCTATGCCAGTTGCCCGACTACTACGTGCTGGAGCATCTGCGTAGCGGTGCGTTGGTGTCGCTGTTGGAACAACACCGCCCGCCGAACACGGCGGTCTGGGCACTTTATCCACAGCAGCGGCACCTCTCGCCAAAGGTGCGGCAACTAGTGGACCTACTGAAGGCTGGGCTGGCCGAACGGCCGGAATATGCGACGGATCAGACGCGTGTCGACCAACGCTGA
- a CDS encoding S-(hydroxymethyl)glutathione dehydrogenase/class III alcohol dehydrogenase — protein sequence MIKSRAAVAFAPNQPLQIVEVDVAPPKAGEVLVRIVATGVCHTDAYTLSGADSEGVFPCILGHEGGGIVEAVGEGVTSLAVGDHVIPLYTAECRECKFCKSGKTNLCQKVRATQGKGLMPDGTSRFSYNGQPIYHYMGCSTFSEYTVLPEISLAKIPKEAPLEKVCLLGCGVTTGIGAVLNTAKVEEGATVAIFGLGGIGLAAIIGAKMAKASRIIAIDINPEKFDVARELGATDFVNPKDHAKPIQDVIVEMTDGGVDYSFECVGNVNLMRAALECCHKGWGESVIIGVAPAGAEISTRPFQLVTGRVWRGSAFGGVKGRTELPSYVDKAQKGEIPLDTFITHTMGLDDINKAFDLMHEGKSIRSVVHY from the coding sequence ATGATCAAGTCCCGTGCCGCTGTGGCCTTTGCGCCCAACCAGCCGCTGCAGATCGTCGAAGTCGACGTCGCGCCGCCCAAGGCCGGCGAAGTCCTGGTTCGGATCGTGGCAACGGGCGTTTGCCATACCGATGCCTATACCCTGTCCGGCGCCGACTCCGAAGGCGTGTTCCCCTGCATCCTTGGCCATGAAGGTGGCGGCATCGTCGAAGCGGTGGGCGAGGGCGTTACCTCGCTGGCGGTGGGTGATCACGTCATCCCGCTCTACACAGCCGAATGCCGCGAGTGCAAGTTCTGCAAATCCGGCAAGACCAACCTGTGCCAGAAAGTACGCGCCACTCAGGGAAAGGGTCTGATGCCGGACGGCACTTCCCGTTTCAGCTACAACGGTCAGCCGATCTACCACTACATGGGCTGCTCCACCTTCTCCGAGTACACCGTGCTGCCGGAAATCTCCCTGGCGAAGATCCCGAAGGAAGCTCCGCTGGAGAAGGTCTGCCTGCTGGGTTGCGGCGTGACCACCGGCATCGGCGCTGTGCTCAACACCGCCAAGGTAGAAGAGGGCGCCACAGTGGCCATCTTCGGTCTGGGCGGCATCGGTCTGGCGGCGATCATTGGCGCCAAGATGGCGAAGGCATCGCGCATCATCGCCATCGACATCAACCCGGAGAAGTTCGATGTGGCCCGAGAACTGGGTGCCACCGATTTCGTCAATCCGAAGGACCATGCCAAGCCGATCCAGGACGTCATCGTCGAAATGACTGATGGCGGCGTCGACTACAGCTTCGAGTGCGTCGGTAACGTCAATCTGATGCGCGCGGCGCTCGAGTGTTGCCACAAGGGTTGGGGCGAGTCCGTCATCATCGGCGTAGCGCCGGCTGGTGCGGAGATCAGCACCCGTCCGTTCCAGTTGGTGACCGGTCGTGTGTGGCGCGGTTCGGCCTTTGGCGGCGTGAAGGGGCGTACCGAGTTGCCGAGTTATGTGGACAAGGCACAGAAGGGTGAAATCCCGCTGGATACCTTCATCACCCACA